The genomic segment gaaagaaagagggagaaaaaagagagggaaagagggagggtggaagagataaggagagagaaaggaaagaaagagagggaaagagggatggaagaagagagaaagaaagagagagaaggagagagagaggaaaagaaaagaaaaagaaaaaagaaaggtaggtttgaagccaggagatggagatcTCTATAGTTTggaatcttagagagttgttgcctggcacatagtagttgcacAGAAAGAATTTGCTGATTGCCCCTGACTCAGTGCGTATTCTGTTGACATCCTGGCAGGGGCCACAGGCCATGGCAGGCTCTCCCAGCTGCTTGTCCCCGGTGCTGCTCCTCTGGATACTGGTCCTCTTGGATCCAAGCCTCGAAGGTGCTCTGGAGTCTGCTCCAAAAGAAAGCAACGTCCCAGAGAATAACATCCACCAGCAGAGCCCAGAGCTGTGGCAGCCCCGGGCCCGACACGCCAGAAAACATGGACTGAACAAGAAGGGCAGGAGTCACGTGCCAGACCGAGCCGGGGCCTCCAGGATGCCGGGGATGCTCCCCCGTGGAGAAGAGATGCTGGCCGTCCAGGGCCCCGCTGGCCTGATGCAGGATAAAGACGTGTTTCTGGGATTTGAGTTCCCTTACCCGGAAAGAGACAATCGGTTTGAAAGGGGGAGAAAGTCCAACAGAGAGCACAAGCGAAGGAGAGACAGAGCGAAGGCTCATCGAGGTATCTGAGCTAACCCTCAGGTTGTCCTGcctacgtgtgtgtgtgtgtgtgtgtgtgtgtgtgtgtgtgtgtgtgtgtgtgtgatataggCNgtgtgtgtgtgtgtgtgtgtgtgtgtgtgtgtgtgtgtgtgtgtgtgtgatataggCTCATAGGACCAAGAGGGAGatgggaccttaaaggtcatctaattcagGGCTTATTATGGAGTGGAACACAGACTCATGGGTAGATTTCAGGGGGTCTATGAACAAAGAAGggcaaacaaaatatttttcccccCACTAATCTTTGTAATCTTGTGAACTTTaacttaaacatttaaaaaaggtactttaggggagggggaggcagctcagtggattgaaagccaggtctaaagatgggaggtcttaggttcaaatctggactcagacacttcctagctgtgtgaccctgggcaagtcatttaaccctcattgcctcacCCATActgttcttctcccttggaagcgatacacagcattgattctatggaaggtaaggttttttaaataaattaaattaaattaaaagatacttCTGAAAAGGGGTTCACCAGATTACTAAAGGGGTTGAGGACACACATGGTTAAATTCTCTGGTCTGGTTTAACCTATTCACGCAGTCACAGAATCTGAAAGGCAGAAGGGCCAGATGTTCCAAATCATGCCTGTACAAAGGATACTGGATCAGGGGGTTAAATCCCAGCTCTACTTGCAtcaccttggtcaagtcacatcCCCTTTGGGTGATTTCCTCAGTTAGAAAacaagggagttggattagatggacATTGAGGTTCCAACAAGTCTACCTTGTTGCATAGCTTTTCAGTCTTTCCTTGGAGACCTCAGGATGAAGGAGAGCTCCTCCCTTCACTTTTGAACAGTGGTCATGATTGAGAAGTTCTTCTTGACACTGAGCCTACATCTGGCTCTTGGGACCATTGGCCCAtggttcctggttctgccctATGGGATCTCAGCAAagcaaatctttttatttttattttaacccttactttctgccttagaatcagtacaaattactggtagaagaatggtaaggtctaggcaataggggttaagtgacttgtccagggtcaaatagctgggaagtgtctgtggccggatttgaacccaggacctcctgagtccaggcctgtctctctatcccctgagtcacctagctgccccttcagcaGAACAAATCTTAATGCCTTttccatgttgttgttgttcagtcatgtccaagcaAGATAGAgacaggatgaattggagataatcaacagagggaaagtaTTAAGATTAAGGGTAAAAAACatcaccccattttatagatgagaaaactgatgctcaGAGAATGACTTTaacaggtcacatagctagaggtttgaacccagggctcTCCTAACTCTAGGTGGGCTGCTAGAtggtaaaatggatagagcactggacctggagtcaggaagatctgagtttgaatactgcctcagacacttactgaatGTATGActctgcgcaagtcacttaacctctgtctgcctcagtttcttaagctggaaaatggggataataattagcactatataaatgctggctgttATACATCCGACTTCCATTCATTGTTCCTTAGTCTGCCTTTGGGTCTATAAACCTTTGGATTTAGGGGATCAGGAAGGCCAAACTCCTTCACTTTGCAAATGGGAAAACCTTAGGCCAGGAGAAAGGGCCTGTCCAAGGCTACTTAAGAAggaaagataagatttgaacccagatcctcccaactctaaatctagtaCTCGGTCACTTTGATATATAAAATACTAACTCCATGCTAAGCCTTGCTCTATGTGCTACAGACACATCTAGCCAGAAAGGGAAATGTCACTCAAATGTTTTCCTGGAAAGGGGCTCTCCTGCCCCACGGCAACTGCACTCAGCAATCTAAAGCAGGCAGGCCTTCAGGCAGGGCTCTTGCCAGGAAGCTCTCAATGCTTTTACAACAAAAGCGGGGTTTTTTTTTCCCCGGGTGTCTTCAAGTGTGACAACAAACAGATGTCTTTGGCATCACCCTCCGTGCACAGCCAGGCAAGATCTTATTGATGGAG from the Gracilinanus agilis isolate LMUSP501 unplaced genomic scaffold, AgileGrace unplaced_scaffold17323, whole genome shotgun sequence genome contains:
- the LOC123254194 gene encoding draxin-like, with the translated sequence MAGSPSCLSPVLLLWILVLLDPSLEGALESAPKESNVPENNIHQQSPELWQPRARHARKHGLNKKGRSHVPDRAGASRMPGMLPRGEEMLAVQGPAGLMQDKDVFLGFEFPYPERDNRFERGRKSNREHKRRRDRAKAHRGI